The Candidatus Hydrogenedens sp. genome includes the window GAGACATTGATAAGGTTTATTCAAGGTGAACAATTAGCCCATGATGAGAAGGTGTGCTGTCTTAAGAAGCCAACTGTGCAAATACATCGGTATATACGGAGAAAATCAATATTACCCCGTCCCTATTCCTTCTTAAAAATCGCAGATGGTTGTTCTCATAGATGCTCATTTTGTGTTATACCCACAATAAAAGGACCCTATCGTTCTGTGCCGATGGAAATTGTATTGCAGGAAGCAGAGTATCTATTATCAAAAGGAATTAAAGAACTCAATCTAATTGCTCAAGATATTACGTATTATGGTAGAGACCTGAAAAAAGGTTATGGATTAGTGGAACTGCTGAAAGAATTGTCGCAGTTAAAAGGTAAATTCTGGATACGATGTTTATATAGTCTCCCTTCAGGTATAACAAAAAAGTTCTTGCAATTTGTAGCAGATGAGCCCAAAGTACTCCACTATTTAGATATGCCCATCCAGCATCTGGACAAAAAAATCCTTAAGTTAATGAACCGCCCAAGATATAATCATGATATTTTTGAGCAGATTAAAAAGATTCGCACCATAATTCCTGATATCGTTCTCCGAACAACGATTATATTAGGCTTTCCTGGAGAAGGCTATGCATCGTTTCAAAATCTTATTCGTGGGATAGAGCAACTTCGATTTGAGCGGTTAGGTGCATTTATGTATTCGCCAGAAGAAGGAACCCCCGCAGTGAGTCTACCGCGTAAAGTAGGCAAACTAATTGCGGAACGAAGATATCATATTCTGATGGAAACTCAAGCTGAAATATCGTATGAATTTAACAAGAGCCGTGTAGGTAAAGAAAACACCGTGCTTATTGAAGATTTCGATGAGGAGAAAAATCTGTGGGTAGGTAGGTCGTATGCCGAAGCTCCAGAAGTAGATGGGATTATCTGGGTTCGTTCACCAATACCCTTAAAATTGGGAGAATTTTATCAAGTCAGAATTACAGAAGCAGAAATTTACGATTTGCAAGCCGAAACACTGCTCACCTCCTGAAAAACATATAAATCATTATAGTGTTACATGTGCGAACCCATGTGTTCGCAAAGAGAAACATTCATCCTATATATATCTACTATGACTATGTATTCACTGTAAATATGTATTTACCTCAAATATGTTTTGATTTTCAGGC containing:
- the rimO gene encoding 30S ribosomal protein S12 methylthiotransferase RimO; translated protein: MSHVNKRKQVGIITLGCDKNTVDNEYLAGMLEDLGYEVVPLEDADLNDEFDVILINTCGFILDAKRQSIEAIAEIAEQKRLTGNPKRFFVYGCLSQRYPQEILKKFPEIDGLVGVGQLETLIRFIQGEQLAHDEKVCCLKKPTVQIHRYIRRKSILPRPYSFLKIADGCSHRCSFCVIPTIKGPYRSVPMEIVLQEAEYLLSKGIKELNLIAQDITYYGRDLKKGYGLVELLKELSQLKGKFWIRCLYSLPSGITKKFLQFVADEPKVLHYLDMPIQHLDKKILKLMNRPRYNHDIFEQIKKIRTIIPDIVLRTTIILGFPGEGYASFQNLIRGIEQLRFERLGAFMYSPEEGTPAVSLPRKVGKLIAERRYHILMETQAEISYEFNKSRVGKENTVLIEDFDEEKNLWVGRSYAEAPEVDGIIWVRSPIPLKLGEFYQVRITEAEIYDLQAETLLTS